The stretch of DNA GCATTTATATATGgaaagatacacacactcactatacaatatatatatatatatatacactctataatatattatataacactcatatatatatataaatatatatatatacatacacacacacacattattatatatcacactctataatattaatatatttatatacacacactatttttatatatatatatatatatattatatatagtatataaaacacacacatatatatatattatatatatatatatatatatatatatatatatattacacacatacacaataaatataatatattttatttatacacgcatatacacacacaatcactgatCACCCCAAATAATGAACAAGACTAAAGACATTTAAAAATAAGAGATTTTTTATTTACACATACAAAAAAATGGCAACTTTTATAAAAAGTTATTTCAGCTTGGGAAACTCGCAGCTCCATACAAAATCTCTACTTTAGAGAGTGGCATTTTCTGGCGCCCGAGGGCCCCAGATTAAGGCTTGTATATCCATACAGGAGGGGGTTTGAACCCCCCAAAAGACATAAAAGTCAACTTTTGTttttatacaaaaatatatatacagcttgtaattcatacatttaaaaaaaggtcaagaaaatgttttataaaaatactGAATATTTCATTTGTAGAAATTCAAGTTGGTTCTTAAGTATAGGAATGTTACAAATATGGCTGAATAATAGGTCTCTAGGTCCGGAATTTTTTccctttaaattttttttttaaaaattgacaACCATTTTTAtaggaatgttaaaaaaaataatttgttgTATAAAGGCACCTTTAATGTATAAAAGTGGTAAGATTCAGTAGGAATGTGAAATGTGATGcataggggttttttttttaaagtataggATAATCCCAATACTGAATAGTTTAGAACAGCACAAATGGAGATAGATATGTATGTAAATGAAATTTAATGTAACCCCTAAAGAAATGTGTCAAAATATCCTATTTGAGTTCATATGCAGCTTAATGCAGAAATGTAACCTGTTGGTGATCTTTTCCTGCTCTTAAAAGAATGATAAAACTTATAAAAAGTCTCCATAAAAGTTGTAGGATTTAAAGACAATAATGgggttaaaaacaaaaatggtAGGGTTTTTTTCTTTTGCTGAATCTTGGGAGGGTTAAAGCAAGTGTTGCTTGGTGAGAGTTCATGTTCTTCGTTGATAAATGAGATTTCTTTGAAAGGATCCCacacctgcagagagagagagagagaaataaatatatatatatgagtcacacaaggggagggggagagagagacaggctggcgCCTGGGAGGAAGTTACTTCTGACTGTGGGATTGATAACACAACACAATGTGTGTGAGACAAATTCTCTGTCACCTCTAACTGCTTGCAGCTGTTGTTTAAACAATGACACTTACACAAGTATTTGATATATATAATTGTGCTTATTAAAAGGATGTTATATATCTATTACCATCTTtattctatatattatatatagacacacacacacacaactatgcatttttttaatacacatttatcCATTATACTGGTTCATATTATTCCATTTATAATAATGATATGCAAATTCATATAAATGTGTTTAAACATTTCCCAACCTTTTTATCCTGCATGGACTTTGCAAACCTTGTCATTTTCAATATTAGAGGATACAAGCCCTGTAAACCCATATTATAGGGGTCAATATTTGGGATGTTTAACAACCCCCAAAGGATGCAATACAGGACATGATAAGCATGGCAAGATCCAGTACTGTAATGTCTGACTTACCGTTTAATAGGGTTAGGTCAGTGGCACATACTGCTGTCCCCTTTAGACGCCAGTTCTGAGAATTCAGCTTTCTGTAAAAGAATAATGCAGATTATTAGGACTTTTATCACAATGCCTACCGAGAGCAAACAGTATATGTGTCGCCAATGTAATAGGAATTCAATGTACAGGGTGGACTAGGAGATGAAACCCTAAATAAACTTCTTAGTGGTTATAAGATAACTCATGTGACATATGTGAAGAAGTTAATAGGGAATGTGCCGGTTAGGTTATGTAGGCAGTTTGCAGATAATATGGGATGCCCTGTTATAGGGTATGATGGGGATCGTGGCTTGTATGGGAAGCAGATCATATGGGAATGGTGTTCTATAGGGTGGACACATACCTGTAGGGTCAGGATGGTGGCGCCCACGCTCTGTTCCTGCTCCTCCTCACCCAGGACTATCTGCAGGTCGAAGATGTAGTCTATGACATGTTGTAGGATCTCCACCTGGCTGAGTTTGCTCCCCTGGGGGATTCCTGGCACCAATTCCCTCAGCTTGGAGTAACAGTCATTCATATCATAGAGAAGGCTCATGGGTTCCCCCATAGCTGGACCCTTGTGAGCACTTCCCCTGGCAATGCCCAGACTCTGTTCAGACAGGCAGCACACCGCCTGATAGCAGCTGGGCATGGACCTCACTGGGCTGATGGCTTTCATGGCTGGTGGAGACTTGTAGCTCTTCAAAGGGTGAAGGGCTCCTCGAGTGGGAGGGGTGTCTTCAATGATTAAATGGGACCTTCTGGATCTTCCAAGACCCCTCGACTTAGAAAAGTTAGTGGTGGGCTTGCAAATTGTTTCAGGGTCTCAATAAATCCACCACCCCAGGCTCTTCTGCGATCTCCCAAGTTGGTGAAGTTCTCCTGTGGGTCTGAAAGGGTTCTTGGACCTTGGAAGGGTGATCTTCTGGAggttggagaggtgaggattCTTATCCAGGAGCTTGCAAGTCTCAAATGATGTGTGTCAGTAATGTAATGCAGGCAGCTGCCTCCCTCTTTATACTGCTCTTGAACCATACTCccctcccaccttcccccatgcaAATTACCCCCCCTCCTGGTGCAAAATATTGAGATTAACAGCTGGTTAAATACTTTCAAACAGCTTTTCCTGAGGGTTGGGGACAGTGTCACAATATCACAGGGGGAGGGGCAATacatgtgggagagggggggaggggggaggggacatcTCATACATGGCTCTGTATgggacacacacttttttttaatgcaaaataatatcattgcatttctgtgtgtatatagctgggAATTGCAGTGTTCATAAAAATGTGATTTTTGCTATAAAATCTAAATTTTGAAGGCTGGAAATCGCATTTTTGCCCCTGCAAACACAAATTCAAGTAATTGCAGTCTACAACCCCCAAAATAtgctttttaatttaaaaaaattaaattgcacTTTTGGGGCAAAAGATGCCTTTATAAGACTAGAATTTGCCGTTTTATTGCTAAACATGACACCTTGGTGCACTTTTCATGcaaaaaaaagttggattttttaaGCTGAAATTGTATATTTTGGGCTGGTGACTCAAACACAACgttacttttaaaaaaaaacctttcccaTTACTTTAGCCTTATTATTTCTAATATTTCTAATGAATGTATAATATATTCTCAATTTTTTATTCCTATTTTTATGACTAccttattaaagtttttttttaatttcgttGTAGCTGCTTTCTCttaatttgtatttaaaaaatccctttttgccactggttctgtgtttgtatTCCTCCATCTTCTCATTCTTTCTTACATGTCACAATACAGATttactctaataataataataataaataataatatttgtcccagtgagtgcctgtgagtgtcagctcttgtgcaTTGTGTGGCAGTCtgcttctgcccccccccccccccctcctccctcactcctctgtatacagctctccccctcctccctctctcctctgtatacagctctccccctcctccctctctctgacctccagACTTTCTGGCGTCAGGAATATTATCCTGTGACCAGGGAGGGGAAGAGGCTGGGAACTCAATCAGGAAaacagacagtgagggagggggcttGGGAcataactgtgtgtgtatgtgaatgtgtatgtgaatgtgaatgtgaatgtgtatgtgtatgtgtatgtgtatgtgtatgtgtatgtgtatgtgtatgtgtatgtgtatgtgtatgtgtatgtatgtatgtatgtatgtatgtatgtatgtatgtatgtatgtatgtatatatatatatatatatatatatatattcacatagttatattatatatatatatatatatatatatatatatatatatatatatatataatatatctgggtatatatatatatatatatatatatatatatatatatatatatatatatatctacttgtAACCATGTGTGTCCATGTATAtttatgcatatatatgtatatatacagtgagtCCTCGCTTACTGACGGATGCCTTATCCGCCGCCGGACGCATTACCCGACGGTTGCCACCGCCCAATAATATTTGATCCGTTATCCGACGACGATTTGCGGGACGCATTCCATCAGATAAGCGTGGAccgcctgtatgtatgtgtataaatataaatatatatacagtatatatatgtaaaaaaaaagctTTGTGTCCATGTGCATATAAGTTAATACCTCAtccatatgtgtatgtatgtatgtatatatatatatatatatatatatatatatgtgtgtttgtgtataattCTGTATGTccatgtgtgcgtatgtatgtgtatggtaggtatatatatatatacacacacatacacaggtggTCCTCGGTATCCGGCGACCCGCTTTCCGTCGAACAGGTTATCCGACGCCACGTAAGGCAGTCCGCTGGACGCATTAGCCAACGTCGGAACcgcttatccaacgctcaccgccgctGATAAACATGGACGGATAAGCGTGGaccgcctgtatatatatatatatatatatatatataattctgtttacgtgtatatatactgtgtctgtgaatattcctatgtgctgcgtaccgcgcgctatactgtaattgtgaagcacttcgagtccaattgggagaaaagggctatatgaaataatgttattattatatatttatttttgggtatccgtgtgtgtgtgtatatatataaaataataataatagcatttcGTCAGCCACAGAACCGTATCGTCTATTaatttctgattatatatatatatatatatatatatatatatatatatatatatatatatatatacacacacacacatatatatatatatatatatatatatatatatatatataaataatgctgTGTGTCCTataccccccttcctctcccctctcagacAGCCTGGCGCCAGCCTCGTGACGTCAGTCCCCTCCTCAGGACGCGTCTCCCCTGGCAACCGCTCCACCGCCTGCCAACGAATGAGAGGAGAGTATGGGCGGGGCTCTGAGCGTGTGGGGGGCGGGACTTGTGTCAAACAGCTGCAGCTGTACAGAACGCCTTAAAGGGGCAACGCCACTGACACCTCAGTCACTCAGCCATTCAACACCTTCCCTGGCACTCATTTAAGGGGGCAACATGCCTTGAgctatgcaacacacacacatatatataccagtCCCTAAGTATACACACCtctgtatatatacacccacctgcatctgtatacacacatgtatgtatacagagtgaggggggaaccctgttataagaacaccccctttATAGGAACACCACAAGCTGTTATAGTGTCAATACAGCTGTTTACAAGCACTATTTGGGATTAAACCCTAAACCTCTCTTATTATAATCCCCATAACAATGTATGCGGTCCTAATATGTGTCCCCACACCCCTAATAGGAAGAGATAACGTGTATAAAACTCCCCAACCCCCTAATAGGAAGAGATAACGTGTATAAAACTCCCCAACCCCCTAATAGGAAGAGATAACGTGTATAAAACTCCCCAACCCCCTAATAGGAAGAGATAACGTGTGTAAAACCCGACATGTGTCCCCAACCCCCTAATAGGAAGAGATAACGTGTGTAAAACCGACATGTGTCCCCAACCCCCTAATAGGAAGAGATAACGCGTATAAAACCGACATGTGTCCCCAAACCCCTAATAGGAAGAGATAAAGTGTGTAAAACTCGACATGTGTCCCCAACCCCCTAATAGGAAGAGATAACATGTATAAAACTCCCCAACCTCCTAATAGGAAGAGATAACGTGTATAAAACCCGACATGTGTCCCCAAACCCCTAATAGGAAGAGATAAAGTGTGTAAAACCCGACATGTGTCCCCAACCCCCTAATAGGAAGAGATAACGTGTGTAAAACCCGACATGTGTCCCCAACCCCCTAATAGGAAGAGATAATGTGTTTAAAACCCGACATGTGTCCCCAAACCCCTAATAGGAAGAGATAACGTGTGTAAAACCCGACATGTGTCCCCAAACCCCTAATAGGAAGAGATAACGTGTCATATCGAACAGCTATTTCTCACACTGTGAGGTTTAAAAACGAGCTTATGCCTTTTTTGGGAGTGCATAGAAAAGGCCGGCGGTGGGCGTACAGATCTTAACGGCGTGTACCCCAAAAAATGTTTCTATGCACAGAATAAAAGGAAAAAGTGGAATCAAACCGCGGAAaagggcaacaagaaacctccaccatatagcatatagcaaataaaaagatcactcgtgagcacattcacatgtcttagactggtctacaaccctgcctttcaccattatacccagcatacagtgctcccactgcagcaagggattctgggagatgacattcaaatgagcgcacaatgtgtcaccttttatctgaaaaaccattgttacatggagcccatataagctattgctcgctgttaacacacacacacacactttatatatatataaaaaaaaaacagaattgtgTATCAACAGGTATTCCAGATGTTGCGATGTGTCAAACTTACATGAGGTCACAGAACGACACCATACAATGCACATTTTTTTAAGATGCTACTTTTTAGTGTTgatgcactcccccccccctaaaatgCACATATGATCTAATCACACAGGCCACGTGTGTATAAATCCCAAAGTGTTCACTCTTGTTTATGGGAAGTTGTATTTTATTACATtctaacatttttttaattattatttgtaaATGGATTTTTCTTTTACAAACCCGAATgtttatatgtaaaaaaaacaaacaaacgtgTTATTGCAATCTCTAAGGGGATAGCTAATTGGTAAAAACCCTCCAAATGTTTTGCGGAAGCCCCAATGAATGAGTTATATCGTTTAAGAAAACCCCACAGATAATTAGTTTTGCAAGTCTTAATAAAAGTCCATGTAAAAAACCCGAAAGGTATTTTGTTGTTGAACAACAAAAACTAACATTGATGTAAAAAAACAACCCAATAAAATAGCTTAACCTGCAACATTTTCTTGCAAACCCTACAGAAAGGGTTACGTTTGTAGGGTCACAAATGAATTCTGTAAAGTTAAGAAAAAGCTTGGTATTTTTCAGTATATAAATTGTGTGTAAACCTTAAACCCTTCCTTACAAACCCCACAAACGTAAAGTACAAAACCCCAAACTTTTTCTTTCGAGACCCTAAGAGTAAAATACCATAGGATGTTACAGTCATTAAAGTATAAAACCCCAAACTTTTCAAACCCTGCAGAACTAAAGTGTAAAAATcagaaacattttctttttggaCCCTACAGAAAGAGTTAAAATCTGTGGGATTGTTTTCTTTAGCATTTTTACAGACCCTACAGAATTACAAGCTAGTTTATAAGATATTGCTATAATAACAGTGTACATTCTCAAACCCTATTGCAAAAATATAAAATGGCATAACTTTTTTTCTTACAAGACACTACAGAAAGCATAAAGGTTTTTAAGATTTCTCAGCACATAAAGGGTAAAGACCCATCCTTGTTCTTGCAAATCCTACAGAATTAAAATCCCATAAACTTTTTCTTACAAAAACCCTACAGGAAGAGTTAAAAGTTGTGGGATGTTATAGTTGAACTTCTGCAAATCCTACAAACTTGTtctcacaaaaaaaatctacagtGAGTGTTTAGGATTTTACCGTAATTAAAACGTATACAACCCAAACTTGTATAACAAACCCTACACCATTGAGGTGTTAAGTCCCATAACTTCTTTCCTACCAGATCTTACAGAGAGTTAAATGTTCATAGGATTTTATAACAATGGAAGTGTATAAAACCCCAAACTGTCTTTGCAAACCCTACAGAAAGAGTTACAAATGTATAGGATGTTCCAGAATAACAGTGTGTAGGATTTTACCATATTTCAAGTATATACACTCCATCCTTTTATCAATAACCCTACAGAATGAAAGCATCAAGTCCCATAAACTTTTCCCCTACATTAAGAGTTACATGTTCATAGGATTTTATAACAATGAAAGTGTGTAAAACCCCAATCTTTCCTTGCAAACCCTACAGAAAGAGTGTAAGTATAGGCTTTTACAGTTTGTAGGATTTGGCCAAGTATATAAACTCCATCCTTTTATCACAAACCCTACAGAATGAAAGTACAAAGTCCCATAAACTTTTCCCCTACAATTAAGAGTTAAAAGTCTGTAAGGTTttttctctcccaccccacagatcccccccctccctgctgtgtgcagctgagCCCAGGTGCTGGGAGGGACACACTGAACAATGCGAAGCCGGCGTCAGCCTGTCTGCCTCCCCGgcacccccccgccctccccggcTGCAGCTGCACGGAGGCCCCGCCCCCCCGCTGCATGCTCAGGACCCCACAAAGGGCTGCTCTATATGGGAAGTGagcatgggaggaggggggcgcgaggggGGTTTGTAGGGTGAGACTCAACGTGTGAAGGAATCCCATGTGCTGCAGTGTATAATGGTGCAGAGTATGTAGGATCGTTGTCTATGGCAGTTAATATGCTGCTGTGTAGGTGGGGGGTGCTGTAGGGATCCCATATGGAATGGCCATGCGGTGTAGGGTCAGGCGGAGCGTCTGTGGGAATCCCATATGGAGATAATCTGCTGCCCTGGGTAATGATGCCGGTGATGTGAATTCATTTCATGTGCAATGGACATcccgcgctgtataatggtgctgagtatctatacacggataatgaacacgccgcgctgtataatggtgctgagtatctatacacggataatgaacacgccgcgctgtataatgatgccgagtCTCTGTACACGGATAAGGCTgcatccccgctagcgctgagcgggcggcgcttgccgcggttacttccatatatacagtagatatatgtaagtccccgctcacgcggtgtgcGTGGGCACACACGCTAACCGGcgcacacgctcaccggcgcacACGCTCACCGGGGCACACGCTCACCGGGGCACACGCTCACCGGGGCACACGCTCACCGGGGCACACGCTCACCGGCGTACACGCTCACCGGCGCCCACGCTCACCGGcgcacacgctcaccggcgcacACGCTCACCGGggcacacgctcaccggcgcacACGCTCACCGGGGCACACGCTCACcggggcacacacgctcaccggcgcttatgtaaacaaaaaaatctaactttccagcgcgctcaatGCCCCCCGCCCCTGCGCGTGCAAatgacaggacacccggcgctctccaagcatgagcatgcTCTGCGCCaacggggactcagcctaatgaatacgccgcgctgtataatgatgctgagtctCTCCATaccctgataatgaacacgctgcgctgtataatggtgctgagtatctctatacactgataatgaacacgctgcgctgtataatggtgctgagtatctctataccctGATCATGAATATGCTGTGCTGTAAAATGGTgcggagtatctctatacactgataatgaacacgccgcgctgtataatgattcaGAGTATCtctacactgataatgaacaggctgcgctgtataatgatgctgagtatctatacactgataatgaacatgccacACTATATAGGGGTATAGAGTATCACAGGGGGTATTTTGGGTGGGGGGTAGGTCCAGATGTGCCTTAGGTTCCCAGGCTGCAGTTTGGTGACAGCTGCTTCCTGCCGCCTGCTATCTGGCACCGTCATCTTGAGGGATGGGGACACGGAGCAGGACCGCAGAACATCGCGCTTCCTGGAGAAAACTTACGGGTACAGTGATCTTTCTCACGCCCCGAGCTGGGCAGCTGGACACGGTTCGGGGACAGAGGGGTatggtaggggggagggaggtgacactcctctgtgtcactgtgtcgccctgcggggggagggacagactccatgtcacatatctccctcctgtctgtgtcactgtgtcaccctgcggtgggagggacagactccgtgtcccatatctcccttctgtctgtgtcactgtgtcaccctgcgggggggggggacagactccatgtcacatatctccctcctgtctgtgtcactgtgtcaccctgcgggggggaggtacagactccgtgtcccatatctccctcctgtctgtgtcactgtgtcaccctgcggggggagggacagactccgtgtcccatatctccctcctgtctgtgtcactgtgtcaccctgcggggggagggacacactccctgtcccatatctccctcctgtctgtcactgtgtcaccctgcggtgggagggacagactccgtgtcccatatctccctcctgtctgtgtcactgtgtcaccctgcggggggagggacacactccatgtcccatatctccctcctgtctgtgtcaccctgcggtgggagggacacactccgtgtcccatatctccctcctgtctgtgtcactatgtcaccctgcggtgggagggacagactccgtgtcccttatctccctcctgtctgtgtcactgtgtcaccctgcggtgggagggacacactccatgtcccatatctccctcctgtctgtgtcactgtgtcaccctgcggtgggagggacacactccgtgtcccatatctccctcctgtctgtgtcacggtgtcaccctgcggtgggagggacagactccctgtcccatatctccctcctgtctgtgtcacggtgtcaccctgcggtgggagggacagactccatgtcccatatctccctcctgtctgtgtcactgtgtcaccctgcggtgggagggacagactccctgtcccatatctccctcctgtctgtgtcactgtgtcaccctgcggtgggagggacagactccgtgtcccttatctccctcctgtctgtgtcactgtgtcaccctgcggtgggagggacacactccgtgtcccatatctctctcctgtctgtgtcactgtgtcaccctgcggtgggagggacacactccgtgtcccatatctccctcctgtctgtgtcacggtgtcaccctgcggtgggagggacagactccctgtcccatatctccctcctgtctgtgtcactgtgtcaccctgcggtgggagggacacactccgtgtcccatatctccctcctgtctgtgtcactgtgtcaccctgcggtgggagggacacactccgtgtcccatatctccctcctgtctgtgtcactgtgtcaccctgcggtgggagggacagactccctgtcccatatctccctcctgtctgtgtcactgtgtcaccctgcggtgggagggacacactccgtgtcccatatctccctcctgtctgtgtcactgtgtcaccctgcggtgggagggacacactccgtgtcccatatctccctcctgtctgtgtcacggtgtcaccctgtggtgggagggacagactccctgtcccatatctccctcctgtctgtgtcactgtgtcaccctgcggtgggagggacacactccatgtcccatatctccctcctgtctgtgtcaccctgcggtgggagggacacactccgtgtcccatatctccctcctgtctgtgtcactgtgtcaccctgtggtgggatccatgtcccatatctccctcctgtctgtgtcactgtgtcaccctgcggtgggagggacacactccgtgtcccatatctccctcctgtctgtgtcactgtgtcaccctgcggtgggagggacagactcccagGTTCCAGTCtgtgtcactctcaccctgcggaGGAGGGACAAGTACTGCAGAATTTGCTCTTAAATGCTCTGCTCCTGCTTGTGACAGGATTAATTAGGTATAAACGAGGTGCCATTCGGACAGTCCGCATCACAATGACACCACTTTGCAGTGCAATTTGAGGAATCACAGCTGCTGTGACAGTCTTTTGGGATCGTAAGCTCTGTGGGTTATTGATCCTAGATCAGAATGCCCGCATAATCAATCTTCATATGGATCCCTTTAAATTGTCACACTAACCTTACAATAACCCCCTATTAATATGAATCCCcatgagattgtaagctctgcaggtaAGACATCCATTACCACACTATTGTTATACCAGGCTCTGACACCTTTCAAGTGGAAATAAATtatatcaaaagtggcgctcgagaattatatctatatataaacaagtgtataaaaataataaagtgatactaatacaaacacatatggatgctgcttaacccagtggggggtcgttctctcgatcccgtggacgtggaaggggtgaagatcatcgggaagcgcaaaaccatgtaaaacagaaaaaaattctgatggtgcagtattgtgatataATTGTGAATATTCTAGGTGCAGTGTGCTAGGTACAAGTGTATGGTGAGTggtgttcccataaaggtatctttaaagga from Ascaphus truei isolate aAscTru1 chromosome 6, aAscTru1.hap1, whole genome shotgun sequence encodes:
- the ID3 gene encoding DNA-binding protein inhibitor ID-3, which translates into the protein MKAISPVRSMPSCYQAVCCLSEQSLGIARGSAHKGPAMGEPMSLLYDMNDCYSKLRELVPGIPQGSKLSQVEILQHVIDYIFDLQIVLGEEEQEQSVGATILTLQKAEFSELASKGDSSMCH